One part of the Bradyrhizobium sp. CB1650 genome encodes these proteins:
- a CDS encoding crosslink repair DNA glycosylase YcaQ family protein, with protein MSRTPKPFPLSTTQARQMWLRAQRLDARAPFGEGARAVADATAHLGYVQIDTINVIERCHHHILYSRIPSYRRADLRLAQSVDKSVFEYWTHALSYVPTNDFRFFLPAMREHRRDGHKWYASVTPADMRKVMRLVRAGPLTIRDIEDDVLTEKEHLWQSRKPSKRALQLAFYTGVVTISERQGMLKTYELMTRHFGWDKLPKPASTKDITAYLLDRALRSQGVVSLDSVCHLDAPSKKAVARLIAARVRRGELVSVALQGAGKQEHWTAPASLEANGEGISPDLVHILSPFDPLIIQRKRTNLFFGYNHLFEAYVPKPKRKFGYFALPVLVGDEIVAALDLKTDRQNKKLLMQKWTWVGNGRKTAGRKVLKQKIEDELDRFERFQLAD; from the coding sequence ATGTCCCGCACGCCCAAACCGTTTCCGCTCAGCACCACACAGGCCCGGCAGATGTGGCTGCGTGCCCAGCGGCTCGATGCGCGTGCGCCGTTCGGGGAGGGCGCCCGCGCCGTCGCCGACGCGACGGCCCATCTCGGCTACGTGCAGATCGACACGATCAACGTGATCGAGCGCTGCCATCATCATATCCTCTACAGCCGCATCCCGTCCTACCGCCGCGCCGATCTGCGCCTTGCCCAGAGTGTCGACAAGAGCGTGTTCGAATACTGGACGCATGCGCTGTCCTACGTGCCGACGAACGACTTCCGCTTCTTTCTGCCCGCGATGCGGGAGCATCGCCGCGACGGGCACAAATGGTACGCCTCGGTGACGCCGGCCGACATGCGCAAGGTGATGCGGCTGGTGCGCGCCGGTCCCCTGACGATCCGCGACATCGAGGATGATGTGCTCACCGAGAAGGAGCACCTGTGGCAGAGCCGCAAGCCCTCGAAGCGGGCATTGCAGCTCGCCTTCTATACCGGCGTCGTCACCATCAGCGAGCGCCAGGGCATGCTCAAGACCTATGAGCTGATGACGCGCCATTTCGGCTGGGACAAGCTGCCGAAGCCGGCCTCGACAAAGGACATCACCGCTTATCTGCTCGACCGGGCCCTGCGCTCCCAAGGCGTCGTCAGCCTGGATTCGGTGTGCCATCTCGACGCGCCGAGCAAGAAGGCAGTGGCGCGCCTGATCGCGGCGCGCGTCCGCCGCGGCGAGCTCGTCTCAGTCGCGCTTCAAGGCGCCGGCAAGCAGGAGCATTGGACGGCGCCGGCCTCCCTCGAGGCGAATGGCGAGGGGATTTCGCCGGATCTCGTCCACATACTCTCGCCGTTCGATCCCCTGATCATCCAGCGCAAGCGCACCAATCTCTTCTTCGGCTACAACCATCTGTTCGAAGCCTACGTGCCGAAGCCAAAGCGCAAGTTCGGCTATTTCGCGCTTCCCGTGCTGGTCGGCGACGAGATCGTCGCCGCGCTCGACCTCAAGACCGACCGCCAGAACAAGAAGCTCTTGATGCAGAAATGGACCTGGGTCGGGAATGGCCGGAAGACCGCCGGCCGCAAGGTGCTGAAACAGAAAATCGAGGACGAACTCGATCGCTTCGAGCGGTTTCAGCTCGCGGATTAA